The window GGATCTCGATATGGCGCGGGTTGAGGATGAACTTCTCGATGAAGACGCGGTCGTCGCCGAAGCTGTTGAGCCCCTCGCGCTTGGTCGCCTCAAACCCTTCGCGGACGTCCTTTTCGTCATAGGCGAGGCGCATGCCCTTGCCGCCGCCGCCCGCCGACGCCTTCATCATCACCGGATAGCCGATCTCGTTCGCGATCCGCACCGCATGTTCGGTGTCGTCGATCTCGCCGACGAAGCCGGGGACGACATTAACCCCCGCCGCGAGCGCGAGCTTCTTCGACTCGATCTTGTCGCCCATCGCGGCGATCGCGTTCACCGGCGGGCCGACGAAAGCGATGCCTTCCTTCGCCAGCGCCTCGGCGAAGCTGGTGCGCTCGGACAGGAAGCCGTAACCCGGGTGCACCGCCTCGGCGCCGGTTTCCTTGCACGCGGCGATGATCTTGTCGGCGATCAGATAGGATTCGGACGCCGGCGACGCGCCGATATGCACGGCCTCGTCGGCCATCTGCACGAATGGCGCGCGCGCGTCGGCGTCCGAATAGACGGCGACGGTGGCGATGCCCATGCGGCGTGCGGTCTTGATGACGCGGCAGGCGATTTCACCGCGGTTGGCGATCAGGATTTTCTTGAACATCTCTAACCTCTTCTGAAACCCGGGGACGATGAGTCGCCCGCATCAAACATTTTGAAAACTACATTGCGATCCGGGCCGGGCCTGTTTTCATATCGATCTACGGCATATCTACGGACCTTCGCACTTTTGTCGTGGCGAAGGACACCGAAGACGAGGTCTGATTTCGGTTCCGGAATGTCGGCATACAATACGCAAGCTACCCGCCACCTGATCGTCCAATCAGAATGTGCGCCGAGTTCATCCCACAGATCCAGCACCGTCGGCTTGAGCCCACCCACTTTCCGCAACCAGTTAGCAGCTGCCTGCCAAACCGCAGATTTGCCTGAAACGAACGCTGTTCGCGCGAGTTCGCGGAACATCCCTTCGTTGCCGTGGCCATCGTTGATATCGAGGGCCGCGTCGATGACAGGAAAAATCAAATCCTGCTGATCTTCTTGGGGGATAAATTTGGCTGCGTGAGCCTTTTCCCGTTCTTTTCCGATCGTCCAGAAAGGCTTTTGAGCGGTCACCCGGCAGCCTCCCATCGAACGCAACGATTTTCCCAGATCATCAATTTTCGCCCGCCAACTCTTTCAACTCGACCGTCCGCTCCCTCGTCAGCCGCGCCATGCAGCCGCTGTGCAGCATCGGCGCCATGCTCCCGCCGCGGGCGGCGAAGCTTTCGGAGAGGCACTGCTGGTCGCGATAGGTCAGCCAAGCGCGCTGAGCCGCGAGCAAAGTGTCGTAATGCGTCGGCTGGCTGTCGTAACTGCGGTCGATGGTCTTATCGCGCGCCTTCAGCGCTGCGACCGTGGCCTTCCACTGCGCGTTGAGCTCCGCGTCGACGGCGTCATAATCCTTGCCTGCGCAGAGGTTCATTTCGACCTGATATTGTGGGTTCTCGCAGTCAACCTCGGGGTCCTGCGCCGCGGCGACGAGCAGCATCAACGACATCAGCATCATTCGCCCGTCTCCTTCACCGCCGGCTCGGTCCGATAGATTTTCGACACCTGCCGTGCCCACACCAGGATCAGCGCCAGCGCGCCGATCCACAGCAAATTCTCGGCCCACAAGGGCGACGCCGCGCCACCCTCGGACCCCATCCGCACCCCCTGCATCCGGTTCGCGCTATAGCCGCACGCGCAAGACGCGGGCAGCAACAGCACCGAGGTCAAAACAGCAAGGAGCGGCTTGCTGGTCACTATTCCGCCGCTTCCATCCGCATCGGCTCTTCGCTCACCATCGGAACGATGCCCAGCTTCGCGAACAGCGCCGCGTCCTTGCTGTCTCCCGCGTTCGCGGTGGTGAGCAATTTGTCGCCGGTGAAGATGCTGTTCGCGCCCGCCATGAAGCAGAGCGCCTGTGTCGCCTCCGACATGCTCTCGCGCCCCGCCGACAGGCGGACCATGCTCAGCGGCATGGAGATGCGCGCGACCGCGACGGTGCGGACGAACTCGATCTCGTCGATCTGCGCCAGCGGGGTGTCGGCCAGCATGTCGCCGAGCACGGTGCCCTTCACCGGCACCAGCGCGTTGACCGGCACGCTTTCGGGATGGCGCGGCAAGGTCGCGAGCGCGTGGATGAAGCCGACGCGGTCGGCGCGCGTTTCGCCCATGCCGACGATCCCGCCCGAACAGACGTTGATGCCCGCATTGCGGACCTCTTCGAGCGTGTCGAGCCGGTCCTGGAAGGTGCGGGTCGAGATGATATTCTCGTAATTCTCCGGGCTCGTGTCGACATTATGGTTATAATAGTCGAGCCCCGCGACCGCGAGCGTCTGCGCCTGGTCCTTGTTGAGCATGCCGAGCGTCATGCAGGTTTCCATGCCCATCTGGCGCACGCCCTCGATCATCTCGACGATCGCGGGCATGTCCCGGTCCTTGGGGTTGCGCCAGGCGGCACCCATGCAGAAGCGCTGCGATCCCGCGTCCTTCGCCTGCGCCGCGGCCTGCAGCACCGCGCGCACGTCCATCAGCTTGGTCGCCTTGAGCCCGCTGTCGGCATGCTTCGACTGCGAGCAATAGCCGCAATCCTCGACGCAGCCGCCGGTCTTGATGCTGAGCAAGGTGCACAGCTGCACCTGCCCGCGCGCATGATGCCGGCGGTGGACGCCCTGCGCCTCCCACATCAGCTCGTCGAACGGCAGGTCGAACAGCTCGGCGATTTCCTCGCGGGTCCAGTCGGTACGGCTCTCAGTCACGCGATAGTCTCCAATGCCTGCGCCAGGTCGGCGATGATGTCGTCGATATGCTCGATGCCCACCGACACGCGCACGACGTCGGGGCCGGCCCCCGCCTGTGCCAGTTCGTCGGCGTCCAATTGGCTGTGCGTGGTCGATGCGGGGTGGATGATGAGCGAGCGCGTATCGCCAAGATTGGCGAGGTGGCTGAACAGCTTGACCGACGACACCAGCCGGACCCCGGCATCATATCCGCCCTTGAGCCCGAAGGTGAAAACCGATCCGGCGCGGCCGCCGAGATATTTGTGTGCCAGTTCGTGGTACGGGCTTTCGCGCAGCCCCGCATAGGACACCCAGCTCACCGCCGGATGCGCCTGCAGCCATTTGGCGAGCGCGATCGCATTGCTGCAATGCCGGTCCATCCGCAGCGCCAGCGTCTCCATGCCGGTCAGCGCGAGGAAGGCGTTCATCGGCGCGAGCGCGGGCCCCAGGTCGCGCAGGCCCAGCGTGCGCGCGGCGAGGATGAAGGCGAGATTGCCGAACGCCTCGGTGAACTTCAGCCCGTGATAGGAGGCATTGGGTTCGCTCAGCGTCGGATATTTGCCGCCCTTCGCCCAGTCGAAGCTGCCCGCATCGACGATCACCCCGCCGATGGCATTGCCATGGCCGTTGAGGAATTTGGTGGTCGAATGGACGACGATGTCGGCGCCATGCTCGATCGGGCGGCACAGGATCGGCGTCGCCATCGTGTTGTCGACGATCAGCGGCACCCCGGCATCATGCGCGACCTTGGCGATCGCCTCGATGTCCTGCACGACGCCGCCCGGATTGGCGAGGCTTTCGATGAACACCGCGCGTGTCTTGTCGCTGATCGCCGCGGCGACATTGCCCGCATCGTCGGCGTCGACGAACTGCGTGTGCCAGGCCATCTTGCGAAAGCTCTGGCCGAGCTGGTTGAGCGACCCGCCATAGAGTTTCTTCGCCGCGACGATCTCGCAGCCCGGCTCCATCAGCGTGTGAAACGCCAGGAATTGCGCGGCATGGCCCGACGCCACCGCCAACGCCGCCTGCCCGCCTTCGAGCGCGGCGATCTTGCCTTCCAGCGCGCCGTTCGTCGGGTTCATGATCCGGGTGTAGATATTCCCGAATTCCTGCAGGTTGAACAGGCGCGCCGCATGATCGACGTCGTCGAAGACATAGGATGCGGTCTGATAGATCGGGGTGATCCGCGCCTTGGTCGTCGGATCGGGAGCGGTCCCCGCATGGACCGACAGCGTTTCAGGCTTCTGTCCGGTCATGCGGCATCCTCCAGCGGCGGCATATTGTGGC is drawn from Sphingopyxis sp. OPL5 and contains these coding sequences:
- a CDS encoding lysozyme inhibitor LprI family protein; its protein translation is MMLMSLMLLVAAAQDPEVDCENPQYQVEMNLCAGKDYDAVDAELNAQWKATVAALKARDKTIDRSYDSQPTHYDTLLAAQRAWLTYRDQQCLSESFAARGGSMAPMLHSGCMARLTRERTVELKELAGEN
- the bioB gene encoding biotin synthase BioB, with amino-acid sequence MTESRTDWTREEIAELFDLPFDELMWEAQGVHRRHHARGQVQLCTLLSIKTGGCVEDCGYCSQSKHADSGLKATKLMDVRAVLQAAAQAKDAGSQRFCMGAAWRNPKDRDMPAIVEMIEGVRQMGMETCMTLGMLNKDQAQTLAVAGLDYYNHNVDTSPENYENIISTRTFQDRLDTLEEVRNAGINVCSGGIVGMGETRADRVGFIHALATLPRHPESVPVNALVPVKGTVLGDMLADTPLAQIDEIEFVRTVAVARISMPLSMVRLSAGRESMSEATQALCFMAGANSIFTGDKLLTTANAGDSKDAALFAKLGIVPMVSEEPMRMEAAE
- a CDS encoding O-acetylhomoserine aminocarboxypropyltransferase codes for the protein MTGQKPETLSVHAGTAPDPTTKARITPIYQTASYVFDDVDHAARLFNLQEFGNIYTRIMNPTNGALEGKIAALEGGQAALAVASGHAAQFLAFHTLMEPGCEIVAAKKLYGGSLNQLGQSFRKMAWHTQFVDADDAGNVAAAISDKTRAVFIESLANPGGVVQDIEAIAKVAHDAGVPLIVDNTMATPILCRPIEHGADIVVHSTTKFLNGHGNAIGGVIVDAGSFDWAKGGKYPTLSEPNASYHGLKFTEAFGNLAFILAARTLGLRDLGPALAPMNAFLALTGMETLALRMDRHCSNAIALAKWLQAHPAVSWVSYAGLRESPYHELAHKYLGGRAGSVFTFGLKGGYDAGVRLVSSVKLFSHLANLGDTRSLIIHPASTTHSQLDADELAQAGAGPDVVRVSVGIEHIDDIIADLAQALETIA